The following are encoded together in the Streptomyces tsukubensis genome:
- a CDS encoding transglycosylase domain-containing protein has product MSEHRRKAPPPQGGGRAAARRGHSGTSSGRRAAPQGATGSPSASYGPEEDERPPGGRAEARRAAQRGGSRRRAAGGGGGRGGGGRRGTGGPGGWDEPPKKRFIDYPRAGKRGAERWIPSWRLVTGTFIGFFGGLLAVAGVSYALVDVPEVAKAATAQNNVYYWADGSPMVATGGETNRQIIDYNEIPESMRYAVMSAENKTFETDKGVDPMGIARAVLNMAKGGQTQGGSTITQQYVKNARLDDQGQTFSRKFKELFISIKVGATKGKEEIMAGYLNTAYYGRGAYGIQAAARAYFNVDAKKLDASQTAFLAAVLKGSTYYDPAGSVSIDPSATPQANRQRAENRWKWILDEEVKDGHLSSASRNKYATFPKVGNPRSNQRLSGQVGYLVDLARAYTVKASGGTITEGQLRQGGYEIHTTFDKKKVQELENSVKKVQKESIDVKKRPDTDKYVQFGGASVNPASGAIEAIYGGENATKHFTNNADATGAQVGSTFKPFVLAAAMKYGVRDPSGPPEQSADQRTIVSPKSIYSGKDHLKIKKYDNSVWTDKEGGEWLQANDGGDDYNPPSFDIDLREGMRVSANSVYVQLGMDVGLDKVQESAVSAGILQDSLKGAADYPSFSIGTTSPSTIRMAGAYATFANSGKQRDPYSVKEVDHGGKAVYRHEDVAKQAFDPQVADNVTDVLKTVVDKGTGTKAKLVDRPAAGKTGTTDDNKSAWFVGYTPQLSTAISMYRMDDNEKKGEKREFLKMYGTGGEKKIHGASFPSVIWHDYMETALKGKKVENFPKPEPIGKVVGAKPSPTPSPSVTESSDKPTPSTTPSATHSSEPPPSPTPDTSETSCAPLDWDCEHNGDDDGGGDGDPGDPGDGGNTGDPDPTTSEPDEPGFISGAHG; this is encoded by the coding sequence ATGAGCGAGCACCGTCGCAAAGCGCCGCCGCCACAAGGTGGCGGACGTGCAGCGGCCAGGCGAGGCCACTCCGGTACGTCGTCCGGTCGCCGCGCCGCACCGCAGGGCGCCACTGGGTCGCCGTCCGCCTCTTATGGACCGGAGGAGGACGAGCGTCCTCCCGGTGGCCGCGCGGAAGCCCGCCGCGCCGCGCAGCGCGGCGGAAGCCGTCGCAGAGCCGCGGGCGGCGGAGGGGGTCGAGGAGGCGGTGGCCGGCGCGGAACCGGGGGCCCCGGAGGGTGGGACGAGCCGCCGAAGAAGCGGTTCATCGACTACCCCCGTGCGGGCAAGCGCGGCGCCGAGCGCTGGATCCCGTCGTGGCGGCTGGTGACCGGCACCTTCATCGGCTTCTTCGGCGGGCTCCTCGCCGTCGCTGGTGTCTCGTACGCCCTGGTGGACGTCCCGGAGGTCGCCAAGGCGGCCACCGCGCAGAACAACGTCTACTACTGGGCCGACGGCAGCCCGATGGTGGCCACTGGTGGTGAGACCAACCGCCAGATCATCGACTACAACGAGATCCCCGAGTCGATGCGCTACGCGGTGATGTCGGCCGAGAACAAGACGTTCGAGACCGACAAGGGCGTCGACCCGATGGGTATCGCCCGCGCGGTGCTCAACATGGCCAAGGGCGGTCAGACGCAGGGTGGCTCCACCATCACCCAGCAGTATGTGAAGAATGCCCGGCTTGATGACCAGGGGCAGACGTTCAGCCGGAAATTCAAGGAACTCTTCATCTCCATCAAGGTGGGCGCCACCAAGGGCAAAGAAGAGATCATGGCCGGGTACCTGAACACCGCGTACTACGGTCGCGGCGCGTACGGGATCCAGGCGGCCGCCCGCGCCTACTTCAACGTGGATGCCAAGAAGCTCGACGCGAGCCAGACCGCTTTCCTCGCCGCCGTCCTCAAGGGCTCGACGTACTACGACCCCGCGGGTTCCGTGTCGATCGATCCCAGTGCGACCCCGCAGGCCAACAGGCAGAGGGCCGAGAACCGCTGGAAGTGGATTCTCGACGAGGAGGTCAAGGACGGCCACCTGTCCAGTGCCAGCCGCAACAAGTACGCCACCTTCCCCAAGGTCGGGAACCCGCGGTCGAACCAGCGCCTCAGTGGCCAGGTCGGTTACCTGGTGGACCTCGCCAGGGCCTACACGGTCAAGGCCAGCGGAGGCACCATCACGGAGGGCCAGCTCCGACAGGGCGGCTACGAGATCCACACCACCTTCGACAAGAAGAAGGTGCAGGAACTTGAGAACTCGGTGAAGAAGGTCCAGAAGGAAAGCATAGATGTCAAGAAGCGCCCGGACACGGACAAATATGTCCAGTTCGGTGGCGCTTCGGTCAATCCGGCCTCCGGCGCCATCGAGGCGATCTACGGCGGCGAGAACGCGACCAAGCACTTCACCAACAACGCGGACGCGACCGGCGCGCAGGTGGGCTCCACCTTCAAGCCCTTCGTACTGGCCGCCGCCATGAAGTACGGCGTCCGGGACCCGTCGGGGCCCCCGGAGCAGTCGGCCGACCAGCGCACGATCGTCTCCCCCAAGAGTATCTACAGTGGTAAAGACCATCTGAAGATCAAGAAGTACGACAACTCGGTCTGGACGGACAAGGAGGGTGGGGAGTGGCTTCAGGCCAACGACGGCGGCGACGACTACAACCCGCCGTCCTTTGACATAGACCTCCGCGAAGGCATGCGGGTCTCCGCCAACTCGGTCTATGTGCAGCTCGGCATGGACGTGGGTCTCGACAAGGTGCAGGAGTCCGCCGTCAGTGCGGGCATCCTCCAGGACAGCCTCAAGGGCGCGGCCGACTACCCGTCCTTCTCCATCGGCACCACGTCCCCGAGCACCATCCGCATGGCCGGCGCCTACGCCACCTTCGCCAACAGCGGGAAGCAGCGCGACCCGTACTCGGTCAAGGAGGTCGACCACGGCGGGAAGGCCGTCTACCGGCACGAGGATGTCGCCAAGCAGGCCTTCGACCCTCAGGTGGCGGACAACGTCACGGACGTGCTGAAGACGGTCGTGGACAAGGGCACCGGCACCAAGGCGAAGCTCGTGGACCGCCCCGCAGCCGGTAAGACCGGTACTACGGACGACAACAAGTCGGCCTGGTTCGTCGGCTATACGCCCCAGTTGTCCACCGCCATCAGCATGTACCGGATGGACGACAACGAGAAGAAGGGCGAGAAGCGCGAGTTCCTCAAGATGTACGGAACCGGTGGCGAGAAGAAGATCCACGGTGCGTCGTTCCCCTCGGTGATCTGGCACGACTACATGGAGACGGCGCTCAAGGGCAAGAAGGTCGAGAACTTCCCGAAGCCCGAGCCCATCGGCAAGGTTGTGGGGGCCAAGCCCTCGCCCACGCCCTCGCCCTCGGTCACCGAGTCCTCGGACAAGCCGACGCCGTCGACGACGCCCTCGGCGACCCACTCGTCCGAGCCTCCGCCCTCGCCCACCCCGGATACCTCCGAGACGAGCTGTGCCCCGCTCGATTGGGACTGTGAGCACAACGGAGACGACGACGGGGGAGGTGACGGCGATCCCGGTGACCCAGGAGACGGGGGCAATACGGGAGATCCGGATCCCACAACGTCCGAGCCGGACGAACCGGGGTTCATCTCGGGAGCCCACGGCTGA
- a CDS encoding glycosyltransferase family 87 protein has protein sequence MAAMRSTRVQQSDQVRPTEDDEVAAAGSELIGGPIGRRALPGGHWWTPVRVIALVALGMFALGLVQKIPCYDGAWFFGASSQYTHACYSDIPHLFQGRGFADGLVPYFDKLSGDMQYLEYPVLTGVFMEVASWLTPGGDAIQHREQVYWLVNAGMLMICAVVIAVCVTRTHRRRPWDGLLLALAPAFALTATINWDLLAVALTAAAMLMWSRGRAIAFGVLLGLATAAKLYPVLLLGPLLLLCWRAGKWREFGHALGGAAGSWLVVNLPVMLLAPEGWAKFYTFSQERGVDFGSFWLLLSQHMSQPLSTDTVNTLAMVLMVLACAGIAVLTLTAPRRPRFAQLAFLVVAAFILTNKVYSPQYVLWLIPLAVLARPRWRDFLIWQAAEVVYFLGIWMYLAFTTSGDKQQGLPTGGYQLATAIHLLATLYLCAVIVRDVLLPERDVVRRPGDDDPSGGVLDGAPDLHAYGRAAQEPRHAASYDAGEAVEWGTESGRRKPAWGVADDDEEGRQGP, from the coding sequence ATGGCCGCCATGAGGAGCACGAGGGTGCAGCAGTCGGACCAGGTACGGCCGACGGAGGACGACGAGGTCGCCGCGGCGGGAAGCGAACTGATCGGCGGGCCCATCGGGCGACGGGCGTTGCCCGGCGGACACTGGTGGACGCCGGTCCGCGTGATCGCTCTCGTCGCCCTCGGGATGTTCGCACTCGGCCTGGTCCAGAAGATCCCCTGCTACGACGGGGCCTGGTTCTTCGGGGCGAGTTCGCAGTACACCCATGCCTGCTACTCCGACATCCCCCATCTCTTCCAGGGGCGCGGCTTCGCCGACGGTCTCGTTCCCTACTTCGACAAGCTGTCCGGCGATATGCAGTACCTCGAATACCCGGTACTCACCGGCGTGTTCATGGAGGTGGCCTCCTGGCTCACCCCGGGCGGCGATGCGATCCAGCACCGGGAACAGGTCTACTGGCTCGTCAACGCCGGGATGCTGATGATCTGCGCGGTCGTCATCGCCGTCTGCGTCACCCGTACCCACCGACGCCGTCCCTGGGACGGGCTGCTGCTCGCTCTGGCGCCCGCCTTCGCCCTCACCGCCACCATCAACTGGGACCTGCTCGCGGTCGCGCTGACGGCCGCCGCGATGCTCATGTGGTCACGAGGCCGCGCCATCGCCTTCGGCGTCCTCCTGGGGCTGGCCACGGCCGCCAAGCTCTACCCGGTGCTGCTGCTCGGCCCGCTGCTGCTGCTGTGCTGGCGGGCGGGGAAGTGGCGGGAGTTCGGCCACGCGCTCGGCGGCGCCGCGGGGTCCTGGCTGGTCGTCAATCTTCCCGTGATGCTTCTGGCACCCGAGGGGTGGGCGAAGTTCTACACCTTCAGCCAGGAGCGCGGGGTCGACTTCGGCTCCTTCTGGCTGCTCCTATCCCAGCACATGTCACAGCCGCTCAGTACCGACACGGTCAACACCCTGGCCATGGTGCTGATGGTGCTCGCCTGCGCAGGGATCGCCGTACTCACCCTGACCGCGCCCCGCAGGCCCCGCTTCGCCCAGCTCGCCTTCCTGGTCGTCGCGGCCTTCATCCTCACCAACAAGGTCTACTCACCGCAGTACGTCCTCTGGCTGATCCCCCTGGCCGTACTGGCGAGGCCCCGCTGGCGCGACTTCCTGATCTGGCAGGCGGCCGAGGTCGTCTACTTCCTCGGCATCTGGATGTACCTGGCCTTCACGACCAGCGGGGACAAGCAGCAGGGGCTGCCCACCGGGGGCTATCAACTGGCGACCGCCATCCATCTGCTGGCGACGCTGTATCTCTGCGCGGTGATCGTGCGCGATGTCCTTCTGCCCGAACGGGACGTGGTGCGCCGCCCCGGCGACGACGACCCTTCGGGCGGTGTGCTGGACGGGGCCCCCGACCTCCACGCCTACGGCCGGGCGGCACAGGAACCTCGCCACGCGGCCTCGTACGACGCCGGGGAGGCCGTGGAATGGGGGACGGAGAGCGGCAGGCGGAAACCCGCGTGGGGCGTCGCAGACGATGACGAGGAGGGGCGGCAGGGCCCCTAG
- a CDS encoding alanine racemase, which yields MALTLYVDTARWRAHQKHVLDQFPGLVPVCKGNGYGFGHERLAEEATRFGSDILAVGTTYEAARIKDWFSGDLLVLTPFRRGEEPVPLPDRVIRSVSSIDGVHGLVGARVVIEVMSSMKRHGVTEQDLPQLQNAIDDVRLEGFAIHLPLDRTDGTDAVDEVITWMDRLRAARLPLHTMFVSHLKADELARLRQQFPQTLFRARIGTRLWLGDDDATQYRGAVLDVTRVAKGDRFGYRQQKAASDGYLVVVAGGTSHGVGLEAPKALHGMMPRAKGVARAGLATVNRNLSPFVLGAKQRWFAEPPHMQVSILFVPGDAPEPHVGEELVAHLRHTTTQFDRIVDR from the coding sequence ATGGCGCTCACGCTCTACGTCGACACCGCGCGCTGGCGTGCACACCAAAAGCACGTGCTTGACCAGTTTCCGGGGCTGGTCCCCGTCTGCAAGGGCAACGGCTACGGCTTCGGGCACGAACGGCTCGCCGAGGAGGCGACGCGTTTCGGCTCGGACATCCTCGCCGTGGGCACCACGTACGAGGCCGCGAGGATCAAGGACTGGTTCAGCGGCGACCTGCTCGTCCTGACACCGTTCAGGCGCGGTGAGGAGCCGGTGCCGCTGCCCGACAGGGTCATCCGTTCCGTCTCGTCCATCGACGGGGTGCACGGCCTCGTCGGCGCCCGGGTCGTCATCGAGGTGATGTCCTCGATGAAGCGGCACGGCGTCACCGAGCAGGATCTGCCGCAGTTGCAGAACGCCATAGACGACGTGCGGCTCGAAGGTTTCGCGATCCATCTCCCGCTGGACCGCACGGACGGCACAGACGCGGTCGACGAGGTCATCACCTGGATGGACCGGCTGCGCGCCGCCCGGCTGCCGCTCCACACGATGTTCGTCAGCCACCTCAAGGCCGACGAACTCGCCCGCCTGCGCCAGCAGTTCCCGCAGACCCTGTTCCGGGCCAGGATCGGCACGAGGCTCTGGCTCGGGGACGACGACGCCACCCAGTACCGGGGAGCGGTTCTCGACGTCACCAGGGTCGCCAAGGGAGACCGCTTCGGCTACCGCCAGCAGAAGGCTGCCTCCGACGGCTATCTGGTCGTCGTCGCGGGCGGTACGTCGCACGGCGTCGGGCTTGAGGCGCCCAAGGCGCTGCACGGCATGATGCCGAGGGCCAAGGGCGTCGCACGCGCCGGTCTCGCGACGGTCAACCGCAATCTGTCGCCCTTCGTCCTTGGCGCCAAGCAGCGGTGGTTCGCGGAACCGCCGCACATGCAGGTCTCGATCCTGTTCGTGCCGGGAGACGCACCGGAGCCGCACGTGGGCGAGGAACTCGTCGCGCATCTGCGGCATACGACCACGCAGTTCGACCGCATCGTCGACCGCTGA
- a CDS encoding lipid II:glycine glycyltransferase FemX, which translates to MTLTLRTISREQHLAYIQSLPAASHMQVPAWAEVKSEWRSESLGWFDDRTGQMVGAGLVLYRQLPKIKRYLAYLPEGPVINWYAPNLDEWLRPMLAHLKQQGAFSVKMGPPVVIRRWEAPTIKKGIQDPDVKRLRDIEADVIEPRAFEVSDKLRKMGWQQGEDGGAGFGDVQPRYVFQVPLANRSLEDVHKGFNQLWRRNIKKAEKAGVEVVQGGYQDLAEWQRLYEITAVRDRFRPRPLAYFERMWSALNSEDPNRMRLYFARHNGVNLSAATMLVVGGHVWYSYGASDNIGREVRPSNAMQWRMLRDSYALGATVYDLRGISDSLDENDHLFGLIQFKVGTGGEAAEYLGEWDFPLNKLLHKALDIYMSRR; encoded by the coding sequence ATGACCCTGACCCTGAGGACCATCAGTCGAGAGCAGCATCTGGCGTACATCCAGAGCCTGCCCGCGGCCAGTCACATGCAGGTCCCCGCATGGGCGGAAGTCAAGTCGGAGTGGCGCTCGGAGAGCCTCGGGTGGTTCGACGACAGGACCGGCCAGATGGTCGGGGCGGGTCTTGTCCTGTACCGCCAGCTGCCGAAGATCAAGCGCTACCTGGCCTATCTGCCCGAAGGTCCGGTCATCAACTGGTACGCGCCCAATCTCGACGAGTGGCTGCGGCCGATGCTGGCCCACCTCAAGCAGCAGGGCGCCTTCTCCGTGAAGATGGGCCCGCCCGTGGTGATCAGGCGCTGGGAGGCGCCGACGATCAAGAAGGGCATCCAGGACCCGGACGTCAAGCGGCTCAGGGACATCGAGGCCGACGTCATCGAGCCGCGCGCGTTCGAGGTCTCCGACAAGCTGCGCAAGATGGGCTGGCAGCAGGGCGAGGACGGCGGAGCGGGCTTCGGCGACGTACAGCCCCGCTATGTCTTCCAGGTGCCGCTCGCCAACCGTTCACTGGAGGATGTCCACAAGGGCTTCAACCAGCTGTGGCGACGGAACATCAAGAAGGCGGAGAAGGCCGGCGTCGAGGTCGTCCAGGGCGGCTACCAGGACCTCGCCGAGTGGCAGCGGCTCTACGAGATCACTGCCGTGCGCGACCGCTTCCGGCCGCGTCCCCTCGCCTACTTCGAGCGCATGTGGTCGGCGCTCAACAGCGAGGACCCCAACCGGATGCGGCTGTACTTCGCCCGCCACAACGGGGTGAACCTCTCCGCGGCCACGATGCTTGTCGTCGGCGGACACGTCTGGTACTCCTACGGCGCCTCGGACAACATCGGCCGTGAGGTCAGGCCCTCGAACGCGATGCAGTGGCGGATGCTGCGCGACTCCTACGCGCTCGGCGCCACCGTCTACGACCTGCGGGGCATCAGTGACTCGCTGGACGAGAACGACCATCTCTTCGGTCTGATCCAGTTCAAGGTCGGCACCGGTGGAGAGGCCGCGGAGTACCTCGGCGAGTGGGACTTCCCGCTCAACAAGCTGCTCCACAAGGCGCTCGACATCTACATGTCCCGACGCTGA
- the rpsF gene encoding 30S ribosomal protein S6 — MRHYEVMVILDPDLEERAVSPLIENFLSVVREGEGKVEKVDTWGRRRLSYEIKKKPEGIYSVIDLQAEPAVVKELDRQMNLNESVLRTKVLRPETH; from the coding sequence ATGCGTCACTACGAGGTGATGGTCATCCTCGACCCCGATCTTGAGGAGCGCGCTGTTTCGCCGCTCATCGAGAATTTCCTCTCCGTCGTCCGCGAGGGCGAGGGAAAGGTGGAGAAGGTCGACACCTGGGGCCGTCGTCGTCTGTCGTACGAGATCAAGAAGAAGCCCGAGGGCATCTACTCGGTCATCGACCTGCAGGCCGAGCCTGCGGTCGTCAAGGAGCTCGACCGCCAGATGAACCTGAACGAGTCGGTCCTCCGGACCAAGGTCCTCCGTCCCGAGACCCACTGA
- a CDS encoding single-stranded DNA-binding protein, which yields MAGETVITVVGNLVDDPELRFTPSGAAVAKFRVASTPRTFDRQTNEWKDGESLFLTCSVWRQAAENVAESLQRGMRVVVQGRLKQRSYEDREGIKRTVYELDVEEVGASLKNATAKVTKTTGRGGQGGYGGGNGGGGQQGGAWGGGSGGGQQQGGGGAPSDDPWATGAPAGGGQQGGGGGGGWGGNSGGGGAGGGYSDEPPF from the coding sequence ATGGCAGGCGAGACCGTCATCACGGTCGTCGGCAATCTTGTCGACGACCCCGAGCTGCGCTTCACCCCGTCCGGTGCGGCGGTCGCGAAGTTCCGTGTCGCGTCCACTCCCCGCACCTTCGACCGTCAGACCAACGAGTGGAAGGACGGCGAAAGCCTCTTCCTGACCTGCTCGGTCTGGCGTCAGGCGGCGGAGAACGTCGCGGAGTCGCTTCAGCGAGGCATGCGCGTCGTCGTGCAGGGCCGGCTGAAGCAGCGGTCCTACGAGGACCGTGAGGGCATCAAGCGCACGGTCTACGAGCTGGACGTCGAGGAAGTGGGCGCCAGTCTCAAGAACGCCACGGCCAAGGTCACCAAGACCACGGGCCGCGGCGGTCAGGGCGGCTACGGCGGCGGTAATGGCGGCGGCGGTCAGCAGGGCGGCGCCTGGGGCGGAGGCTCCGGCGGCGGCCAGCAGCAGGGCGGCGGCGGAGCACCTTCCGACGACCCCTGGGCCACCGGTGCGCCCGCTGGCGGCGGCCAGCAGGGCGGCGGCGGTGGCGGCGGCTGGGGTGGAAACTCCGGCGGCGGCGGTGCCGGCGGCGGCTACTCGGACGAGCCTCCCTTCTGA
- the rpsR gene encoding 30S ribosomal protein S18 has product MAKPPVRKPKKKVCAFCKDKVTYVDYKDTNMLRKFISDRGKIRARRVTGNCTQHQRDVATAVKNSREMALLPYTSTAR; this is encoded by the coding sequence ATGGCGAAGCCGCCTGTGCGCAAGCCGAAGAAGAAGGTTTGCGCCTTCTGCAAGGACAAGGTCACGTACGTGGACTACAAGGACACGAACATGCTGCGGAAGTTCATTTCCGACCGCGGCAAGATTCGCGCCCGCCGCGTCACTGGCAACTGCACGCAGCACCAGCGTGACGTCGCCACGGCCGTGAAGAACAGCCGTGAGATGGCGCTGCTGCCCTACACGTCCACCGCGCGATAA
- the rplI gene encoding 50S ribosomal protein L9: MKIILTHEVSGLGGAGDVVDVKDGYARNYLVPRGFAIRWTKGGEKDVEQIRRARKIHEIATIEQANQIKGQLEAVKVRLSTRSGEAGRLFGSVTPADIASAIKTAGGPEVDKRRIELSAPIKSLGAHEASVRLHPEVAAKVNIEVVSA, translated from the coding sequence ATGAAGATCATCCTCACCCACGAGGTCAGTGGCCTCGGTGGCGCAGGCGACGTCGTTGACGTCAAGGACGGTTACGCTCGCAACTACCTGGTCCCGCGTGGTTTCGCGATCCGCTGGACCAAGGGTGGCGAGAAGGACGTCGAGCAGATCCGTCGCGCTCGTAAGATCCATGAGATCGCGACGATCGAGCAGGCCAACCAGATCAAGGGTCAGCTTGAGGCCGTGAAGGTTCGCCTTTCCACGCGCTCCGGCGAGGCCGGTCGTCTCTTCGGTTCCGTTACCCCGGCCGACATCGCTTCGGCGATCAAGACCGCTGGTGGCCCCGAGGTCGACAAGCGTCGTATCGAGCTGTCCGCGCCGATCAAGTCGCTCGGTGCCCACGAGGCGTCCGTGCGTCTGCACCCCGAGGTGGCCGCCAAGGTCAACATCGAGGTCGTCAGCGCCTGA
- a CDS encoding MATE family efflux transporter produces the protein MSQAPAPAKATRRQHDREIIALAFPAFGALVAEPLFVMADSAIVGHLGTAQLAGLGVASALLTTAVSVFVFLAYATTAAVARRVGAGDLQSGIRQGMDGIWLALLLGALVIAVVLPAAPGLVDLFGASDTAAPYAITYLRISSLGIPAMLVVLAATGVLRGLQNTRTPLYVAIGGFVANAVLNLILVYGVGLGIAGSAWGTVIAQFAMAAVYLVVVVRGARRHHASLRPDLAGIRASARAGAPLLVRTLSLRAVLMIATAVAARLGDADIAAHQIILSLWSLLAFALDAIAIAGQAIIGRYLGADDAAGARAACRRMVEWGIAAGVVLGLLVVLARPLFIPLFTGDSVVQDAALPALLVVAVAQPVSGVVYVLDGVLMGAGDGPYLARAMVVTLVVFTPAALLVPTVGGGLTALWAAMALMMVTRLLTLWIRSRSGRWIVTGATR, from the coding sequence ATGTCACAGGCTCCCGCGCCGGCCAAGGCCACTCGCCGACAGCACGATCGAGAGATCATCGCACTCGCCTTCCCGGCCTTCGGCGCACTCGTCGCGGAGCCGCTTTTCGTCATGGCGGACAGTGCCATCGTCGGCCACCTCGGCACGGCTCAACTCGCCGGTCTCGGCGTCGCTTCCGCACTCCTCACCACAGCGGTGAGTGTCTTCGTCTTCCTCGCGTACGCCACCACCGCCGCTGTCGCCCGCCGCGTGGGCGCCGGAGATCTCCAGTCCGGCATCCGCCAGGGCATGGACGGCATCTGGCTCGCCCTGCTTCTCGGCGCCCTGGTGATCGCCGTGGTCCTGCCGGCCGCTCCGGGGCTGGTCGACCTCTTCGGCGCCTCCGACACAGCGGCGCCCTACGCCATCACCTATCTGCGGATCTCCTCGCTCGGCATCCCCGCCATGCTCGTGGTCCTGGCCGCCACCGGCGTACTCCGCGGGCTACAGAACACCCGCACCCCCCTGTACGTCGCCATCGGTGGCTTCGTCGCCAACGCCGTACTCAACCTGATCCTGGTCTACGGCGTCGGCCTGGGCATCGCCGGCTCCGCCTGGGGCACCGTGATCGCCCAGTTCGCCATGGCCGCCGTCTACCTCGTGGTCGTCGTACGGGGTGCCAGGCGCCACCACGCCTCACTCCGTCCCGACCTCGCCGGGATAAGGGCCAGCGCCCGCGCCGGAGCACCGCTGCTCGTCCGGACCCTCTCCCTCCGCGCGGTTCTGATGATCGCCACCGCGGTGGCCGCACGGCTCGGGGACGCGGACATCGCCGCCCACCAGATCATCCTCTCGCTGTGGAGTCTGCTGGCCTTCGCCCTCGACGCCATCGCCATCGCGGGTCAGGCCATCATCGGCCGTTATCTGGGAGCCGACGACGCAGCGGGCGCGCGCGCCGCCTGCCGACGGATGGTGGAGTGGGGGATCGCTGCGGGGGTCGTGCTGGGCCTGCTGGTGGTACTGGCTCGGCCGCTCTTCATCCCGCTGTTCACCGGCGACTCAGTGGTCCAGGACGCCGCTCTCCCCGCTCTGCTCGTGGTGGCCGTCGCGCAACCGGTCTCCGGCGTCGTCTACGTACTGGACGGGGTCCTCATGGGAGCGGGAGACGGGCCGTATCTGGCCCGCGCCATGGTGGTGACACTCGTGGTGTTCACGCCCGCCGCCCTGCTGGTCCCGACGGTGGGCGGCGGTCTCACCGCCCTGTGGGCCGCGATGGCCCTGATGATGGTGACCAGGCTGCTGACCCTCTGGATCCGCTCCCGGTCCGGACGCTGGATCGTCACCGGAGCCACGCGCTGA